GGATATACATTACCACAAAGCTGGACTCGGAAGGCTACATTATCCAAGGTTAGATTTTATACAAGTGCACAAAATCTGCTGACGATAAAGAACGATTTCTATAAAGGCTTCGATCCGGAAAACAGCATTGGCTCAGGTGCTAGTTGCTATCCCTTAAATAAGACATTTATATTTGGACTTAATGTAGAATTTTAACACATTAGAAAGATGAAGAAGACATTGATAATATATAATTTGACAGCAGTGCTTTTTACAATCCTGGGATTTACCTCATGTGAGGACTTCCTGGATCAGAAAAATCCGGCATATGATTCCGAAGGGTTTTATACCACAGAAGAAGGTTTAAAAGAAGGTGTTACAGGTGCTTATTCTCTTTTATACTTCGATATGAACTGGTCGGTTCCTGCATGTATTGTTCTCGACCATTATACGGCATACGGGCTTGAACAGGACGAGAATAATTCGATCGGTGCAGGAGGGGCTTTAAATCCCGATAATGGAAAAATACAGACATTCTGGAGTGCGGAGTATGAAATAGCTGCTCGTGCTAATACTGTGATTTATGGTGCAGAAAAAGCCATTTCCCAAATGAGTGAAGAAGCCAAACAGTATTATGCTGAGGCCCGTGTAATACGAGCTTATGCCTATTATAACCTTGTTTCAGCATTTGGTGATGTACCCTTCTTTACCGCTCCTGTAGAAATTGATCAATACAAGGTAGGACGTACTCCTAAAGGGGAAATAATAGATTTCCTCATAAAGGATCTTAACGATGCTGCCGTATATCTTCCGTGGACTTCAGCCCAACGAGGACGTGTGGATAAAGCTGTTGCATACGGTTTGATAGCTCGTATTGGCTTATTTGGCGGGAGTTTCAATGTAAACAATAAAGCCGGCGAATATTTCAGAATAGCTGCCGATGCAGCAAATAAGGTAATCGGCAAACGCAAATTAGCACAAAACTTTTCTGACTTATTTAATTTAACCGGCCAGGCGAAAAGTGATGTTCGGAACGAATTGCTATGGGAATTAATGTATTCTACAAGCGGAACAAAAAAATTACATGTCGTAGGTTATGGACATTCATCTCGCAACTATGCCTCATCGGTACGTTTCCCGAGTTCCTTGATAGTTGACACTTACGAATGTGCGGATGGAAAACGTATTGATGAATCTCCCCTTTACGATCCAAAGCACCCTACATTGCACAGAGATCCTCGTTTTAAATACACTTTGGCAGGACATGGTGACACTGTTAGTTACACTAACACCGACGGCAATAATCCGTTGAAACTTATTCTTAATATTTATGATGATAAGACTCGTTTTTATCCGCGTAAAAATGCATGGTACACAGCCCAAAATGTTGATGTTACCACAACTAGTCCGTCACTCGTAAACAATGGGGTTGGATACTTATGGCGTAAATATTCTGATGAGAATACCGAACAACTTATGAGCTCTTCAAGCAATATAATTCTGATGCGTTATGCTGAAATACTTCTGTCGTATGCCGAAGCTAAGATAGAACTTAATGAATTGGATGAATCAGTATATTCGGCTATTAACGAGGTTCGCAAGCGTGCCGGAATGCCATCGGTTTCAGCTGATAGAAAGGGTGATCAAAATAAAATGCGCCAGTTGGTGCGACGTGAGCGTAAGGTTGAATTAGTACTTGAGGGCTTACTGTTTGTCGATGTCCGTCGCTGGGGTATTGGAGATATGTTAAATGAGCACCCTTCTTACGGACAGCCTAAACCCGACATCAGATATGAGGGATTGGGACTTACTGATATACCTAACTTTAAGACTGACGAACGGCATGATCTCAACGATATCCCTTCATACGAATCTTATAAAGATAAACTCAGGGTTCGTGATAGAAACAGATATTGGAATCCGAAATTCACATGGTGGCCTATCCCACGTCTCGAGACCAACCGTGACCCTAATTTGACGAATCCCGATTATTAATTATTACCATATAATGCTCGTAACCATCATCCAATGAAAAAAAAGTATTTAATATTCATTCTTGTCTATCTCGTAAGCTTAAATGCTTTGTGGGGTCAAGCCAAAGGAACTCAAGTAACCGAAACCGACTCGACCGTAATACTTCAGAATAGCAAAGTGAGAATTGAATTTCCTAAGAGTAAAACTTTCGACATCTCGAAACTGACACTTAGTGGAAAGAAATTAATATCGAACAAAGGATATAACACCATTCCCTGGACGCTTACTTATAAGGGCCCTCAGGGAGAAAATCCTGTACTTTCCCCTTCTCACGGTGAATATGCAGGATGGTTGAAAGCAACCCAAAATGGTAATAAGGCAATTGCTTTCAAATGGAATATAAGACTTACTTACAAGGATGTGGTTCCGGTAATAATGACTGTTTGCATTCCTGATGATTCGGAGCTAGTTTATTGGGATATTCAGGCTGGCACTCCTGAGGGATGGTTGGTCAGTAACACTCAATTTCCGTGTGTAACGGTAACTCGTCCCGATGATGCAAAATTGATCACTTCAGCGGGATGGGGGGCCGAATACGAATTGGGGTATCCTCAGGAATATACTTCAAGTTATCCTTCGGTAACCGGTTCCATGCAACTTTTGCTTCTTCATAATTCTGATGGGGCAATCTATTATTCTACTCAGGATAGAGAAGCTTGTGGCAAGGATTTTAAAGCTGTCGTAGATGATAAGAATGTTACTCTCTTAACGGATATAGTAACCTCTGAGGGATGGTCAAACCATACCAATAAAACATTTGCTCTTCCGTGGGCAACTGTGCTTGGATTCTCCAATTCCGGATGGCAGGATGCTGCAACAAAATGGTATCGCCCTTTCACCTTTACGACAGAATGGGGAAGCAAAACGCTGGCATCCCGCAATATTCCACAATGGCTTCTGGATACCGATGTCTGGATCAGGGCAAAAGGAGTAAATGACACCGTGAGAGTTGCCGTAAACAAGGCCATTGACTTGTATGGCAAGAACACCTTTGTTCATTGGTATTTCTGGCATCATTATCCCTACGATACTCACTATCCCGATTACTTCCCTGCAAAAGCCGATTTTGCCAATATGATAGCTGAGGTTCGAAAAAGAGGATGCCATACCGTTCCTTATATTAATGGCCGTCTATGGGATCCTGCAAGCGACAGCTACGCAGCTTTGAAGGGATATTCGGCTTCCTGCAGGAAACCAGATGGAATGCTTTATACCGAGATTTATCCCACATCGAAAGTGTTGAATACTGTTACCTGTCCCTCATCGAAACTTTGGCAAGGTATCATTACCGATCTTGTGGTGAAAATTCAAAAGGAGCTAAAAACAAATGGAGTATATATTGACCAGATAGCCGCAGCTGCTCCCCAACCTTGTTGGGCTACTAACCATGGACATGCCTGTGGAGGTGGTGATTACTGGCATAAATCTTATCGGAATTTAATGGACTCACTACGTACCTATCATTTGGAACCGGGAAATATACTAATAAGCGAGGAAAATGCAGAATGCTACATCGACATGTTCGACCTGTTACTTACTGTCAATTCCCCACATGACGGATGCAGAATAGTACCTTTATTCCCGATGATATATTCAGATAGGCTTATCACATCAGCCTATACTTATTCTCCTACTGATAGGGTGAATCGTGGCGATTTCCTTTATCAAACCATGCAATGCTTCCTTTACGGATCTCAACTAGGATGGGTAGACCCTACTTTACTAATGAAAGATGAAGCCAAAAGAGAAGCACGTTTCTTAAAAACACTTTCCACATTACGTAAAGAGCAACATGATGTTTTCGTCGGAGGAAGATATATGAAAGAAATTATTCCGGAAGGGGACAATCCTACGATCGATGTTCCCGGATTTGGGAAAATGAATGTCGTAGCAGGTTCTGAATGGATTTCTTCAAAAGGTCAGAAGGTAAGATATTATGTGAACATGGATAGTGTAGATCACGAGATTGTGCTACCTAATTATAAAAAGATAGTCGTAAAAGCTCTGCAAGGCATAAAAATTAATTTATAGAAAAATG
The Bacteroides sedimenti genome window above contains:
- a CDS encoding RagB/SusD family nutrient uptake outer membrane protein, translated to MKKTLIIYNLTAVLFTILGFTSCEDFLDQKNPAYDSEGFYTTEEGLKEGVTGAYSLLYFDMNWSVPACIVLDHYTAYGLEQDENNSIGAGGALNPDNGKIQTFWSAEYEIAARANTVIYGAEKAISQMSEEAKQYYAEARVIRAYAYYNLVSAFGDVPFFTAPVEIDQYKVGRTPKGEIIDFLIKDLNDAAVYLPWTSAQRGRVDKAVAYGLIARIGLFGGSFNVNNKAGEYFRIAADAANKVIGKRKLAQNFSDLFNLTGQAKSDVRNELLWELMYSTSGTKKLHVVGYGHSSRNYASSVRFPSSLIVDTYECADGKRIDESPLYDPKHPTLHRDPRFKYTLAGHGDTVSYTNTDGNNPLKLILNIYDDKTRFYPRKNAWYTAQNVDVTTTSPSLVNNGVGYLWRKYSDENTEQLMSSSSNIILMRYAEILLSYAEAKIELNELDESVYSAINEVRKRAGMPSVSADRKGDQNKMRQLVRRERKVELVLEGLLFVDVRRWGIGDMLNEHPSYGQPKPDIRYEGLGLTDIPNFKTDERHDLNDIPSYESYKDKLRVRDRNRYWNPKFTWWPIPRLETNRDPNLTNPDY
- a CDS encoding DUF6259 domain-containing protein; this translates as MKKKYLIFILVYLVSLNALWGQAKGTQVTETDSTVILQNSKVRIEFPKSKTFDISKLTLSGKKLISNKGYNTIPWTLTYKGPQGENPVLSPSHGEYAGWLKATQNGNKAIAFKWNIRLTYKDVVPVIMTVCIPDDSELVYWDIQAGTPEGWLVSNTQFPCVTVTRPDDAKLITSAGWGAEYELGYPQEYTSSYPSVTGSMQLLLLHNSDGAIYYSTQDREACGKDFKAVVDDKNVTLLTDIVTSEGWSNHTNKTFALPWATVLGFSNSGWQDAATKWYRPFTFTTEWGSKTLASRNIPQWLLDTDVWIRAKGVNDTVRVAVNKAIDLYGKNTFVHWYFWHHYPYDTHYPDYFPAKADFANMIAEVRKRGCHTVPYINGRLWDPASDSYAALKGYSASCRKPDGMLYTEIYPTSKVLNTVTCPSSKLWQGIITDLVVKIQKELKTNGVYIDQIAAAAPQPCWATNHGHACGGGDYWHKSYRNLMDSLRTYHLEPGNILISEENAECYIDMFDLLLTVNSPHDGCRIVPLFPMIYSDRLITSAYTYSPTDRVNRGDFLYQTMQCFLYGSQLGWVDPTLLMKDEAKREARFLKTLSTLRKEQHDVFVGGRYMKEIIPEGDNPTIDVPGFGKMNVVAGSEWISSKGQKVRYYVNMDSVDHEIVLPNYKKIVVKALQGIKINL